The following are encoded together in the Panthera leo isolate Ple1 chromosome B4, P.leo_Ple1_pat1.1, whole genome shotgun sequence genome:
- the KCNJ8 gene encoding ATP-sensitive inward rectifier potassium channel 8 encodes MLARKSIIPEEYVLARIAAENLRKPRVRDRLPKARFIAKSGACNLAHKNIREQGRFLQDIFTTLVDLKWRHTLVIFTMSFLCSWLLFAIMWWLVAFAHGDIYAYMEKSGMEKSGLESTVCVTNVRSFTSAFLFSIEVQVTIGFGGRMMTEECPLAITVLILQNIVGLIINAVMLGCIFMKTAQAHRRAETLIFSRHAVIAVRNGKLCFMFRVGDLRKSMIISASVRIQVVKKTTTPEGEVVPIHQLDIPVDNPIESNNIFLVAPLIICHVIDKRSPLYDISATDLANQDLEVIVILEGVVETTGITTQARTSYIAEEIQWGHRFVSIVTEEEGVYSVDYSKFGNTVKVAAPRCSARELDEKPSILIQTLQKSELSHQNSLRKRNSMRRNNSMRRNNSIRRNNSSLIVPKVQFMTPEGNQNTSES; translated from the exons ATGTTGGCCAGAAAGAGCATCATCCCCGAGGAGTATGTGCTGGCGCGCATCGCCGCGGAGAATCTGCGCAAGCCGCGCGTCCGAGACCGCCTCCCCAAAGCTCGCTTCATCGCCAAGAGCGGGGCATGCAACCTGGCGCACAAGAACATCCGCGAGCAAGGGCGATTCCTTCAGGACATCTTCACTACCTTGGTGGACCTGAAATGGCGCCACACGCTGGTCATCTTTACCATGTCGTTCCTCTGCAGTTGGCTGCTCTTCGCCATCATGTGGTGGCTCGTGGCCTTTGCCCATGGGGACATCTACGCTTACATGGAGAAAAGCGGAATGGAGAAAAGTGGTTTGGAGTCCACTGTTTGTGTGACTAACGTCAG gtctttcacctctgctttcctcttctcCATTGAAGTTCAAGTGACAATTGGATTTGGAGGGAGAATGATGACAGAGGAATGTCCCCTGGCCATCACAGTTTTGATTCTCCAGAACATTGTGGGTTTGATAATCAACGCAGTCATGTTGGGTTGCATTTTCATGAAAACAGCTCAGGCTCACAGAAGGGCGGAAACCTTGATTTTCAGCCGCCATGCTGTGATTGCCGTTAGAAATGGCAAGCTGTGCTTCATGTTCCGAGTGGGTGACCTAAGGAAAAGTATGATCATTAGTGCCTCAGTGCGCATCCAGGTGGTCAAGAAAACAACCACACCTGAAGGGGAGGTGGTGCCTATTCACCAGCTGGACATTCCTGTTGATAACCCAATTGAGAGCAATAACATTTTTCTGGTAGCCCCTTTGATCATCTGCCATGTGATTGACAAGCGCAGCCCCTTGTATGATATCTCAGCAACTGATCTTGCCAACCAAGACCTAGAGGTCATAGTGATTCTCGAAGGAGTGGTCGAGACTACTGGCATTACCACACAAGCAAGAACCTCCTATATCGCCGAGGAGATACAATGGGGCCATCGCTTTGTGTCCATTGTTACTGAGGAGGAAGGAGTGTATTCTGTGGATTACTCCAAATTTGGCAACACTGTTAAAGTAGCTGCTCCAAGGTGCAGTGCCCGAGAGCTGGATGAGAAGCCTTCCATCCTTATTCAGACTCTCCAAAAGAGTGAACTATCCCATCAAAATTCTCTGAGGAAGCGCAATTCCATGAGAAGAAACAATTCTATGAGGAGAAACAACTCTATCCGAAGGAACAACTCATCCCTCATTGTGCCAAAGGTGCAATTTATGACTCCTGAAGGAAATCAAAACACATCGGAATCATGA